The sequence CATGCCTCACTTTTATGGCTCAACAGCAGCGGAGAAATCATGGCTGAGTACAATACTGACGAAAAAAAGGCTAGCTACGGCGTTGGCCGTCAGATGGGTGATCAATTAGCGCAACAAGCATTCGACGGAGTCGATATTGAAGCCGTTCAACAAGGTTTAGCAGACTCTTTACGTGGTGAAGAATTTGCAATCCCAGCGGACGACATTAATGCTGCATTTGCTGTGATTAGCCAACGTATGCGCGAGCAAGAGCAAGCGAAATACGAATCAAACATCAAAGCAGGTGAGGTTTACTTAAACGACAACGCTGCTAAAGATGGCGTTCAAGTTACTGAGTCTGGCTTACAGTACGAAGTATTGGTTGCCGGTGAAGGTGACAAGCCAACAGCTGAAAATAAAGTAAATGTTCACTATCACGGCATGTTGACTGATGGAACTGTATTCGACAGCTCTGTTGATCGCGGTGAGCCAATTAGCTTCCCTGTGACAGGTGTGATTCCTGGTTGGGTTGAAGCGCTCCAATTGATGACAGTTGGTTCTAAGTGGCGTTTAACGATTCCTCAAAACCTAGCATATGGCGAACAAGGTGCAGGCAGCATCCCTCCATATTCAGTACTGGTATTTGAAGTCGAATTATTAGGCATTGAATAAATTCATTGTTTAAAGATAAAAAGCAGGGCCGGTAGGCTCTGCTTTTTTTTTGCCGAATTTGTTAGTCTTGTGGCTTCAATCGTTTTAGTAAGGGCATGCGATGGAATTAGAATGTATCGTAAGACAAACCGCAGATACGCCAGATGCGCTCGTCATTTGGTTACATGGCTTAGGGGCGAGTGGCAGTGATTTTGTTCCAGCCATTGCGCATTTAGGCTTACCTGAGGCATCGGCCATTCGATTTGTATTTCCGAACGCACCGGCTATTCCGATTACAATCAATGCAGGATATTTAATGCCGGGCTGGTACGACATTGTGGCGTTGTCTGAACGCCGCGACTTCAATGTGCCGCAGTTACGCGCCTCGAGCCTTGCTATTAAAGAACTTATCGACCTACATGTAGAAGCTGGTATTGATTCAAAACGGATTATTTTGGCTGGTTTTTCTCAAGGCGGCGCGGTCGCATATGAAACGGCGCTGCGCTATGAAAAGCCTCTGGGCGGAGTGTTAGCTTTATCGACTTACTTCCCTACCGCTGAGCGCATGATCATTAGCACTGCTAATCGTGCCACTCCAATTGAGATTCATCACGGATTTCGAGATGAGATGGTGACTGAAAGAATGGCAAAAGAGGCACAAAACGATTTATTCAGGCTTGGCTTTCGACCTGCCTATCGTCGTTACGCGATGGGTCATGAGGTGTGCATGCCACAGCTGAAAGACATCGGTGCCTTTTTCAGTAAAGTATTGGCGTTGTAGCCCTATCTC is a genomic window of Echinimonas agarilytica containing:
- a CDS encoding FKBP-type peptidyl-prolyl cis-trans isomerase, whose product is MAEYNTDEKKASYGVGRQMGDQLAQQAFDGVDIEAVQQGLADSLRGEEFAIPADDINAAFAVISQRMREQEQAKYESNIKAGEVYLNDNAAKDGVQVTESGLQYEVLVAGEGDKPTAENKVNVHYHGMLTDGTVFDSSVDRGEPISFPVTGVIPGWVEALQLMTVGSKWRLTIPQNLAYGEQGAGSIPPYSVLVFEVELLGIE
- a CDS encoding alpha/beta hydrolase — protein: MELECIVRQTADTPDALVIWLHGLGASGSDFVPAIAHLGLPEASAIRFVFPNAPAIPITINAGYLMPGWYDIVALSERRDFNVPQLRASSLAIKELIDLHVEAGIDSKRIILAGFSQGGAVAYETALRYEKPLGGVLALSTYFPTAERMIISTANRATPIEIHHGFRDEMVTERMAKEAQNDLFRLGFRPAYRRYAMGHEVCMPQLKDIGAFFSKVLAL